In the Arthrobacter sp. CDRTa11 genome, CCGGATACGCGAGGAGCACGTCCATGGCGCGACCGCCGACGAATCGATCGCCCTCGGATTCCGCCACGGGGCGCGTGTAGTCACGGCCGCGGCCCTGATCATGGTCGGCGTGTTCGCCGGGTTCATCACGGCAACCGAGCCGGTGGTCAAGTCCATCGGCTTCGCCCTTGCCATCGGCGTATTCGCTGACGCATTCCTGGTACGGATGACCCTGGTTCCTGCCCTGATGTCACTGCTCGGCAACAGGGCGTACTGGCTGCCCCGGTGGTTTGAGCGTGTCCTGCCCGACCTTGATGCGGAAGGCAGCAACCTCACCAAATCCCTTGACACGGCGCCCGCGACATCAGCACCCGTCAGCAATAACGACGGGAACGACCGGGAACCTGCGGCATTGCGGCACTGATCCAAGACCGGCTTGCTCGACGGCGGTGGCAGTGAACCCCTGTAAAGGACCTCCTACAGATACTTATTGTAGGCTTCCCTGAACTTGAGCAGGATGCCGTACTGCGAGTCGGGATCGGCCGGGTCCAGGGTGAACTCGCTGATCAGCGCACCTTGCCCGTTGTACTCCTTCTCATCGATGCGGACGCCCCATTCATAGTTGCCGTCCTCGGCGAGCTGGCCGTTGGCATGCCACTTCTTGCGATTGCCGTGCATGGCGCCAAGGCGGCAGGTGAACTGCGCACGCAGCTGCCCCTGCTCGTCCCAGCTGCGCGACAGGCCGTCACTGAGGCCATCCTTGTATGTCGTTTCGCTCTCGATGGCTCCGTTCGGAAAGCGCCACACTTGGATTCCGGTGAATGGCTCATCGTTCCAGGTCTGAAGTTGGCCCTCCCACTCGAGATCGTCGCCTTCGACGCGCGGCAACGATGGGGATCTACTGTCCATACTTGAGGTCCTCCGGGAGGTGTTGTGTGCTCACTCTGCGGCCGGTTCAGCACTTACCGGCGGGAATCCGCCAGTCGGATAGACCGTGATTCCGGTGATTTGGGCAGGCACCTCCGGTCCCACCAGGACAAAGTTCTTGACCTCCAGGGGCGAGGCATCATCGAGGTAGGCATCCGAGAGCTCAATGAACCTGTTGAACACTTCGGATGGAGCATCCGGGGGGAGCATGCGGCGCAGATCATCGACATAGGGGCTGGCCCCTTCGTACTTCAATTCCTTGCCCTCAGGAGTGTAAATTCTCAGCGAATACATGTTGATGGCCTTGGTTCCTTCCCGGTTATCAACTGCTGCCGAGATGTAGGTGACCGGCGGGGCGCCCACCA is a window encoding:
- a CDS encoding toxin-antitoxin system YwqK family antitoxin, translating into MDSRSPSLPRVEGDDLEWEGQLQTWNDEPFTGIQVWRFPNGAIESETTYKDGLSDGLSRSWDEQGQLRAQFTCRLGAMHGNRKKWHANGQLAEDGNYEWGVRIDEKEYNGQGALISEFTLDPADPDSQYGILLKFREAYNKYL